A section of the Pochonia chlamydosporia 170 chromosome 2, whole genome shotgun sequence genome encodes:
- a CDS encoding CCCH zinc finger and RRM domain-containing protein (similar to Cordyceps militaris CM01 XP_006669374.1) produces MLFPEEDAPLLKAWIVKRIENTSDADSDVLAEYVIALLKHDGDKESVRKLCEQEIPDFLTEDPKAFLDDVFQAITYKSYLPGAQPPPKSTDPPKPAQSKSPEASRKRRFDESGPSDHREQNGPTGGRAFKQARRGRRGREDRGDRNGSGYPVMMMPPFDPNNPMEALMQMQAMGMPWAGIPGQQGWGFGGGGAGGRGGQRRRGRGRCRDFDTKGFCARGSTCVYDHGNGGDGDEYDPSNALMSSIHPDTSRGGRKGKRGGRKGGSRAPFSAEGPINDRSKSTIVVENIPEEHFGEDKVREFFSQFGNILEVSMQPYKHLAIVKFDKWAAANDAYRSPKVIFDNRFVKVFWYKDEKDKLPASVPNGSGFYPATDEMDVEPELDMEEFQRRQEEAQKQYQEREDKRGELEKKRLELEKQQQDLLAKHQAETERLRAKLAEKNGGADTPGSSGADMLRAKLAALEQEAKILGIDPDAEVESSGYPARGAYRGRGYRGRFAPRGRGAMRGQAGRHAAYAQFSIDNRPKKLAITGVDFTPSDKDEQLRHFLLNMGEFESVDTTPSVTHVSFRDRKTAERFYYTLHGKEIPGVEGKVELAWVSALPAKKDEGGTQQGDAMAGMDEEEGEVREDVDERAVNMDYEVGDYGWE; encoded by the exons TCGGATGCTGACTCTGATGTCCTCGCGGAATATGTGATTGCGCTGCTGAAACATGATGGGGATAAGGAGAGTGTGAGGAAGTTGTGTGAGCAGGAGATTCCGGATTTTTTGACAGAAG ATCCCAAAGCCTTCCTCGACGACGTCTTCCAAGCAATCACCTACAAATCATACCTCCCAGGCGCGCAACCACCCCCGAAATCAACAGACCCTCCCAAACCAGCACAGAGTAAAAGCCCTGAAGCGTCGCGCAAACGACGGTTCGACGAGTCCGGCCCTTCGGACCACCGCGAACAGAATGGTCCTACTGGCGGACGGGCGTTCAAACAGGCGAGAAGAGGGCGACGCGGCCGTGAGGACAGAGGGGATAGAAACGGGAGCGGGTATCCCgtcatgatgatgccgccgtTTGATCCGAATAATCCTATGGAGGCGCTCATGCAGATGCAGGCTATGGGGATGCCGTGGGCGGGGATACCTGGGCAGCAGGGTTgggggtttggtggtggtggtgctggtgggAGAGGCgggcagaggaggagggggagggggaggtGTAGGGATTTTGACACCAAGGGGTTTTGTGCGAGGGGGAGTACGTGTGTTTACGATCATGGGAATGggggagatggagatg AATATGATCCCAGCAACGCGTTGATGAGCTCAATTCACCCTGATACATCACGCGGCGGGCGTAAAGGCAAACGAGGAGGACGCAAAGGTGGCTCCCGAGCACCATTCTCCGCGGAAGGACCTATAAACGACCGGTCAAAGAGCACTATTGTGGTAGAGAATATCCCAGAAGAGCACTTTGGCGAGGACAAGGTCCGAGAATTCTTTTCCCAATTCGGAAACATTCTAGAGGTCTCGATGCAGCCATACAAGCATCTCGCAATCGTAAAGTTTGACAAATGGGCCGCAGCCAACGACGCATACCGCTCACCAAAAGTAATTTTCGACAACCGATTCGTCAAAGTATTCTGGTACAAGGACGAGAAGGATAAACTACCCGCGTCGGTACCAAACGGCTCGGGCTTCTATCCAGCTACAGACGAAATGGATGTAGAACCAGAACTCGACATGGAGGAGTTCCAACGGAGGCAAGAGGAGGCACAGAAGCAGTACCAAGAGCGAGAAGATAAGCGTGGTGAATTGGAAAAGAAACGACtcgagctggagaagcaacaacaagattTGCTGGCGAAGCACCAGGCAGAGACGGAGCGGTTACGAGCCAAGTTGGCGGAGAAGAATGGCGGTGCCGACACCCCTGGTTCATCGGGCGCTGACATGCTCAGAGCGAAACTAGCTGCCCTAGAACAGGAAGCCAAGATCCTGGGCATCGACCCAGATGCCGAAGTAGAGTCATCCGGATACCCAGCCCGTGGCGCCTACAGAGGTCGTGGATATCGCGGCAGATTTGCACCAAGAGGTCGCGGCGCAATGAGAGGACAAGCAGGGCGCCATGCTGCGTACGCACAGTTCTCAATAGACAATCGgccgaagaagctggccattACGGGCGTCGATTTCACACCATCAGACAAGGACGAACAGCTAAGGCACTTCCTACTG AACATGGGTGAATTCGAATCCGTAGACACAACCCCCTCCGTAACACATGTTTCTTTTCGGGATCGCAAAACCGCAGAACGCTTCTACTATACCCTCCATGGGAAGGAAATACCTGGTGTGGAGGGGAAAGTCGAGCTAGCGTGGGTGAGTGCCTTGCcggcgaagaaggatgaGGGTGGGACGCAGCAGGGCGATGCGATGGCGGGTAtggacgaagaggagggggaggtgAgggaggatgttgatgagaggGCTGTGAATATGGATTATGAGGTTGGCGACTATGGGTGGGAATAG
- a CDS encoding methylenetetrahydrofolate reductase 2 (similar to Aspergillus terreus NIH2624 XP_001208812.1), which translates to MHIKQMLVDAEKDGQPSFSFEYFPPKTAQGVQNLYDRIDRMYNFGPKFIDITWGAGGRIAELTCEMVLQAQSVYGLETCMHLTCTDMGMEKVNDALQRAYKAGCTNILALRGDPPRAQEKWTATEGGFQYARDLVKHIRATYGDHFDIGVAGYPEGCDDNKNEDELLDHLKEKVDMGASFIVTQMFYDADNFVRWVGKVRERGITIPILPGIMPIATYASFLRRAKHMQCKVPDEWMTALEPVKNDDVAVREIGKTLVAEMCRKLLANGIHHLHFYTMNLAQATRMVLEELTWAPCAERPLQHALPWKQSKALGRRDEDVRPIFWRNRNKSYVLRTQDWDEFPNGRWGDSRSPAFGELDAYGIGLTGTNEANRKKWGEPQTVQEIAQIFVKYLNQEIESLPWSEAPLTGEADAIKDNLIELNKRGLLTINSQPAVDGVKSSHPVHGWGPSNGYVYQKAYLELLVPASIFTEMVKRIEDRPTLTYYAVTKDGELKTNAPSDGPNAVTWGVFPGKEIVQPTIVESISFLAWRDEAFRLGTDWAHCFDSDTPSRVLLDQIMNEWYLVNVVNNDFHENQAVFDLFEGLEVKGLDTPVIV; encoded by the exons atgCACATCAAGCAGATGCTAGTCGATGCCGAGAAGGACGGACAACCGTCCTTCTCCTTCGAATACTTCCCTCCCAAGACTGCTCAAGGTGTCCAGAATCTCTACGACCGAATCGATCGCATGTACAACTTTGGCCCCAAATTTATCGACATTACTTGGGGTGCTGGCGGCCGCATCGCTGAGCTCACCTGCGAGATGGTGCTGCAGGCTCAGTCTGTTTATGGCCTTGAGACTTGTATGCATTTGACTTGCACTGACATGGGAATGGAGAAGGTTAACGATGCCCTCCAAAGAGCATACAAGGCTGGCTGCACCAACATCCTCGCCTTGCGTGGTGATCCCCCTCGAGCCCAAGAGAAATGGACCGCTACCGAAGGCGGCTTCCAGTACGCCCGCGATCTCGTCAAGCACATTCGAGCCACCTATGGCGACCACTTCGATATTGGCGTTGCTGGCTACCCCGAAGGCTgcgacgacaacaagaacgaGGACGAACTGCTCGACCATCTCAAGGAAAAGGTCGACATGGGTGCATCATTCATTGTGACTCAGATGTTCTACGACGCCGACAATTTTGTCAGGTGGGTTGGCAAGGTCCGCGAGCGTGGCATTACCATCCCAATTCTGCCTGGTATTATGCCCATTGCTACATATGCTAGCTTTTTGAGGAGAGCCAAGCATATGCAGTGCAAGGTTCCTGATGAGTGGATGACTGCTCTGGAACCCGTCAAGAacgatgatgttgctgttcGTGAGATTGGCAAGACCCTGGTCGCTGAAATGTGCCGCAAATTGTTGGCAAACGGAATTCATCATTTGCATTTCTATACCATGAACTTGGCTCAAGCCACGCGCATGGTCCTCGAGGAACTTACCTGGGCGCCATGTGCCGAACGGCCCCTCCAGCATGCCCTTCCCTGGAAACAATCCAAGGCCCTGGGCCGCCGGGACGAAGATGTTCGACCTATTTTCTGGCGCAACCGCAACAAGTCTTACGTTCTCCGCACACAAGACTGGGACGAGTTCCCTAACGGTCGATGGGGTGATTCTCGATCGCCTGCCTTTGGAGAACTTGACGCTTATGGTATTGGCTTGACCGGCACTAACGAGGCCAACCGCAAGAAGTGGGGAGAGCCACAAACGGTTCAAGAAATCGCCCAAATTTTCGTCAAGTACCTCAACCAAGAAATTGAGTCACTTCCCTGGAGCGAGGCTCCTCTCACCGGTGAAGCCGATGCCATCAAGGACAATCTCATCGAGCTCAACAAGCGGGGTCTTTTGACCATCAACTCCCAGCCTGCAGTCGACGGCGTCAAGTCATCCCACCCTGTCCACGGCTGGGGACCTTCCAACGGTTACGTTTATCAAAAGGCATATCTTGAGCTGCTTGTTCCCGCATCCATCTTCACGGAAATGGTCAAGCGAATTGAGGACAGGCCAACACTGACCTACTATGCCGTTACCAAGGATGGTGAGCTCAAGACCAACGCCCCATCTGATGGGCCCAACGCTGTAACGTGGGGTGTGTTCCCTGGCAAGGAGATTGTTCAGCCTACGATCGTGGAGAGTATCAGTTTCCTCGCGTGGAGAGACGAGGCCTTTAGACTTGGTACAGACTGGGCGCACTGTTTTGATTCTGACACGCCCAGCCGTGTCCTCCTTGACCAGATCATGAATGAGTGGTACTTGGTCAATGTCG TTAACAATGACTTCCACGAAAACCAGGCCGTCTTTGATCTCTTCGAGGGGCTCGAAGTCAAAGGGCTGGACACTCCTGTGATTGTGTAG
- a CDS encoding GCN5-related N-acetyltransferase (GNAT) domain-containing protein (similar to Metarhizium robertsii ARSEF 23 XP_007817412.1), whose product MSFTPFILVTDRLVFVPTPISESIPGYRTLFKKLHEDHEFCGMGFGDAFPAKSWTDDQIRYELLGRDVKRWHARNMGDFAVGILPTKDGVFAGGRRLKKLPEVRIIELEGSDLSWQEVDWVGYSCARDCIPMLPPRGEGDAPLPPWQEMLEMRYGVSPEHWGKGIALEATRVVVQWAVEERGARRFIAETLKSNRRSGRVLEKLGFRIVDTDYFKERNVLDEWEMVVS is encoded by the coding sequence ATGTCATTCACACCATTTATCCTCGTCACAGACCGGCTGGTCTTCGTGCCGACACCCATATCCGAATCCATACCCGGATACAGAACCCTCTTCAAAAAACTACACGAGGACCACGAGTTCTGCGGCATGGGCTTCGGAGATGCCTTCCCCGCGAAATCCTGGACAGACGACCAGATCAGATACGAACTCCTCGGTCGGGATGTCAAACGCTGGCACGCCCGAAACATGGGCGACTTTGCAGTGGGGATTCTGCCCACGAAAGACGGAGTCTTTGCCGGAGGAAGGAGATTGAAGAAATTGCCTGAAGTGCGGATCATCGAACTCGAGGGGAGTGATCTGAGCTGGCAAGAGGTTGACTGGGTGGGATATTCGTGTGCTAGGGACTGCATACCTATGCTCCCGCCGCGTGGTGAAGGGGACGCGCCGCTTCCGCCGTGGcaggagatgctggagatgagGTATGGTGTTAGTCCTGAGCATTGGGGCAAGGGAATTGCTCTTGAGGCGACGAGGGTGGTGGTTCAGTGGGCGGTTGAGGAGAGGGGAGCGAGGAGGTTTATTGCCGAGACGCTGAAGTCGAATAGGAGGAGTGGTAGGGTTTTGGAGAAGTTGGGGTTTAGGATTGTTGATACGGATTACTTTAAGGAGCGGAATGTGTTGGATGAGTGGGAGATGGTTGTGTCTTAG